GATGCTGCCAGTGGGCGTAATGAAAGGCGAAGAAATCTTTGCGGCTTTGGTATGGGAGCATGGATAAGAATTCAAAAAAACAGGATTTCTGATTGAAAAAGAGGTTGAGTAGAATAACCTCTTTTTCTAGACAAAAATATAAAATGATAACGAAGCGAAAATCTATCGTTAAGTTGACTCTCTGATCATAAGTTTTGTTGGTAGTTTAATAATTTTTCTGTTTAAAGAAGTGTTACCCGAAATATTCTCGATGAGTTTCAACACAGCCTGTTGACCTAATTCTATTATCGGAATATCAATCGTAGTTATGGTCGGAGTGACGACTTGGCAGATCAGTTGGTTGTCAAAACCAATGACAGCTAAGTCTTCTGGGACATGAAAGCCGCTTTTTATCGCCTGTTTAATAATCCCTGCGGCGACTTGATCATTCCCTGTAAATATTGCTGAGGGCCTGTCTTTTAAATCTTTTATCTTATCAAAAACGCGAAAGCCATCCTCGATATTAAACAATTCGCCGAATATCCATTCATTTTTATGATGTAAATTGTAATCTTGTAGAGCTTTCAAATAACCCTCTTTCCTCTGACGTTGAGCTTCGCTATATGGAGTATCAAAACAAAATCCAATTTTTTTATGTCCTCTTTCAATTAAATGTGCTACTCCCATGTATGCGGCTTCAAATTCATCATACCCAATGATCGTTATGTCCGCGGAGTGATGATACTCATTACATAATAAGATAGGCCCATACTTCAGGAAAGGGGAAATCTTCTCCCATTCATTTTCTAACGTTCCAAGAATAATACCGTCAACTTCTTTGTGTTTCAATAACTCTAATAGCTCTAGTTCTGTCTGTTGGTCATAAAAGGTTTGAAATACAATGACCTTGTAATGTTTAGACAGCGCTTCATGAGAGACCCCTTTTATTAATTGAGTGAAAAATGGATGGTCGATACTCGGAACCGATAAAGCGATCGTTTGCGTCTTATTTCTTCTGAAATTCCGTGCTAAATAATTGGGCGTGTAGTCAAGTTCGTTAATCGTTTTTAAGATCATGTCTCTTTTTTCTTTCGACACATAAGGATGATTATTCAATACTCTAGATACTGTGGTTTTAGACACATTGCACAATTTTGCTATCTCATCGATTGTAGGCATATTTTCCCTTCCTTAAAAAAGTTATTGACATGTTATCGGTTTCAGAAATTAGGATAAATTTGTATCAAATTTTCCAGATTACAAATCATTGGAGGTACTGTTCATGCAAAAACAGGTTAAAGTTACAGGTAAAAGTAAAGAAAACATGTTGCTGCTAAAACATTTAAAAGGTGACGTGCAAGGAAAAGAACTTGTTATTGAAGACAGTATTGTAAACGAGCGCTGGAGACACGTATTAAAAGAAAATACAGATATTGAAAATGATCTTTTCAACTACCAAAAACATCGTGAAATAAGAAATGTCCCTTTTTTGCCTGTTGATAGATTAATAACCAATGATGAAGTGGATGATATTTTAAAAACGTTAACTAAAGTTTTGCCAACTGGAAAATTTACAAGTGGTTCCTATGTAGACCAATTCGAAAAGGTTTTATCTACATATTTACATAAAAGGTATGTAATTGCAACTAGCAGCGGAACCGATGCGATCATGATAGGATTATTGGCTTTAGGGTTAAACCGGGGGGATGAAGTAATCATGCCGGCTAATAGCTTTTCAGCTACTGAAAATGCTGTATTAGCTTTGGGAGGCGTTCCTGTCTATGCGGATATTAACCCGCAAACATTCTGCATCGATCCTAACAAAATTGAGGAAGCAATAACTCCTTATACAAAGTTTATTCTGCCTGTGCACTTATACGGAAAACATTCAGAAATGGAGCATATCCGTCAAATAGCAAATCGTTATCAATTGAAAGTTATTGAGGATGCTTGCCAAGGGATTGGACTGACAGACTTAGGAAAGTATGCAGACATTACTACATTAAGCTTTAATCCATATAAGAATGTTGGTGTATGTGGCAAGGCTGGGGCGATAGCGACTGATAATGAAGAGCTCGCTGAAAAATGCATTCAATTTAGTTATCATGGTTTTGAAGTAAATGTGAAAAATAAGAAAGCCATCAATTTTGGTTTTAATTCAAAAATGGACAATATACAGGCAGCGATTGGTTTAGAGAGAATAAAGTATCTCTCATTAAACAACTTCAAAAGACTATTCTTGGCGGATAGATACATGACTCAATTAGCAGAATTACAGAATAAAGGCCTTATTGAATTGCCCGAATTAAGTGAAGATCATGTGTGGCATCTGTTTCCTATAAAGGTAAGAACAGAAGATAGGACAAACATTATGACTACATTAAATGATGATTTTGGTGTTCAAACAGATGTGTATTATCCAGTACTGTCTCATATGCAAAAAACTCCTTTAGTGCAGGACAAGTATGCAAAACTCCAATTGGTTCATACGGAAAAGGCTCATCGTCAGGTACTGCACTTGCCTTTATATCCGTCATTTACATTAGAAGAACAAGACAGAGTGTTGGAGGGACTGTTTGATGTTATTAAGCAAGAAATCGGAGTATAAAACGTTATCCAAGGTTGAACATCCTAAGTACATTGTTTTTTGTGATTTTGATGAAACGTATTTTCCGCATACAATCGATGAACAGAAACAACAACACATATATGAACTCGAAGACTATCTAGAACAAAAAAGCAAAGATGGAGAACTGTTAATCGGATGGGTTACTGGGAGTAGTATAGAGTCTATTCTCGATAAAATGGGACGGGGAAAATTTAGATATTTCCCGCATTTTATAGCTAGTGATCTGGGTACAGAAATTACGTACTTTTCAGAGCATAACTTCGGACAGCAAGATAATGAGTGGAACAGTCGTATAAATGAATCGTTTAGTAAAGAAAAGATTGAGATGCTTGTGAAACAGTTACGTGAAAATGAGAACATTTTTTTGGATCCACAAACTCAATTAGGAAAGTCACGGTATAAGCATAATTTTTATTATCAGGAACAAGATGAAATAAACGACAAGAAAAACCTGTCGGCCATTGAAAAGATCTGCGAGGAATACGGTGTTTCAGTTAATATAAATCGGTGTAATCCCTTAGCAGGTGATCCTGAAGGCAGCTATGATGTAGATTTTATACCCATGAGAACAGGAAAACACGAGATTGTAAAGTTTATGTTAGAGAAATACAACCTAAATGCCGAAAATGCGATCGCATTTGGAGATAGTGGAAATGACGTTCGTATGCTACAGGCGGTAGGGAATGGCTATCTCTTAAAGAATGCAACACAAGAAGCCAAAAACTTGCACCACCTTATATCTGATAGTGAGTACTCAAAAGGCATTACAAATACCTTGAAAAAATTAATTGGATAATGAGGAGGAAATAGATATGAA
The Bacillus vallismortis genome window above contains:
- a CDS encoding LacI family DNA-binding transcriptional regulator → MPTIDEIAKLCNVSKTTVSRVLNNHPYVSKEKRDMILKTINELDYTPNYLARNFRRNKTQTIALSVPSIDHPFFTQLIKGVSHEALSKHYKVIVFQTFYDQQTELELLELLKHKEVDGIILGTLENEWEKISPFLKYGPILLCNEYHHSADITIIGYDEFEAAYMGVAHLIERGHKKIGFCFDTPYSEAQRQRKEGYLKALQDYNLHHKNEWIFGELFNIEDGFRVFDKIKDLKDRPSAIFTGNDQVAAGIIKQAIKSGFHVPEDLAVIGFDNQLICQVVTPTITTIDIPIIELGQQAVLKLIENISGNTSLNRKIIKLPTKLMIREST
- a CDS encoding DegT/DnrJ/EryC1/StrS family aminotransferase, whose product is MQKQVKVTGKSKENMLLLKHLKGDVQGKELVIEDSIVNERWRHVLKENTDIENDLFNYQKHREIRNVPFLPVDRLITNDEVDDILKTLTKVLPTGKFTSGSYVDQFEKVLSTYLHKRYVIATSSGTDAIMIGLLALGLNRGDEVIMPANSFSATENAVLALGGVPVYADINPQTFCIDPNKIEEAITPYTKFILPVHLYGKHSEMEHIRQIANRYQLKVIEDACQGIGLTDLGKYADITTLSFNPYKNVGVCGKAGAIATDNEELAEKCIQFSYHGFEVNVKNKKAINFGFNSKMDNIQAAIGLERIKYLSLNNFKRLFLADRYMTQLAELQNKGLIELPELSEDHVWHLFPIKVRTEDRTNIMTTLNDDFGVQTDVYYPVLSHMQKTPLVQDKYAKLQLVHTEKAHRQVLHLPLYPSFTLEEQDRVLEGLFDVIKQEIGV
- a CDS encoding HAD-IIB family hydrolase, which translates into the protein MLLSKKSEYKTLSKVEHPKYIVFCDFDETYFPHTIDEQKQQHIYELEDYLEQKSKDGELLIGWVTGSSIESILDKMGRGKFRYFPHFIASDLGTEITYFSEHNFGQQDNEWNSRINESFSKEKIEMLVKQLRENENIFLDPQTQLGKSRYKHNFYYQEQDEINDKKNLSAIEKICEEYGVSVNINRCNPLAGDPEGSYDVDFIPMRTGKHEIVKFMLEKYNLNAENAIAFGDSGNDVRMLQAVGNGYLLKNATQEAKNLHHLISDSEYSKGITNTLKKLIG